Below is a window of Arthrobacter sp. SLBN-112 DNA.
CACCAGCTACGACTACCTCAAGCAGACCTTCGCCCTCCAGGCCGAGGGCCTCATCGACGGCGGCGCGGACGCGTTCCTCATCGAAACCAGCCAGGACCTCCTGCAGACCAAGGCCGCCGTCAACGGCTGCAAGCAGGCCATCGTCTCCAAGGGCATCCGGCTCCCCATCTTCGTCGAAGTAACGGTCGAAACCACCGGAACCATGCTCATGGGCTCCGAAATCGGCGCCGCGCTCACCGCCCTCGAACCGCTCGGCGTCGACGCCATCGGCCTGAACTGCGCCACCGGCCCGGACGAGATGAGCGAGCACCTCCGCCACCTCTCCAAACAGTCCTCCGTCGCCATCGCCTGCATGCCCAACGCCGGGCTGCCCATCCTCGGCGCCAACGGGGCGCACTACCCGCTTTCCCCCACCGAACTCGCCACCGCGCACGAACAATTCGTCCGCGAATTCGGCCTGGGCCTGGTGGGCGGCTGCTGCGGTACGACGCCGGAACACATGGCCGCCGTCGTCGAACGTCTTGCCCCCTTCCGCACCCAAGCCGTGGCCGCCACGGACACGAACGCCAGCAACGGCAAAACAGCCCCCGCCCGCGTCCCCACCGAACGCGAAGCCGGCGTCGCCTCCCTCTACCAGCACGTGAACTTCGACCAGGAGTCCGCCTACCTGGCCATCGGCGAACGCACCAACGCCAACGGCTCCAAGGCCTTCCGCCAGGCGATGCTCGAAGAGCGCTGGGACGACTGCGTGGACATCGCCCGCGAGCAGATCCGCGTAGGTGCCCACCTGCTGGACGTCTGCATCGACTACGTGGGTCGCGACGGCGTGGCCGACATCAAGGAGGTTGTGAGCCGTTTCGCGTCCGCCTCCACCCTCCCGCTGGTCATCGACTCCACCGAACCGCCTGTGTTGCAGGCCGGACTCGAACTCATCGGTGGCCGCCCGGTGGTCAACTCCGTCAACTACGAGGACGGCGACGGCCCCAACAGCCGCTTCGCCCGCATCATGCCGCTGGTCAAGGAACACGGCACCGCCGTGATCGCCCTGACCATCGACGAACAGGGCCAGGCCCGCACCACCGACGGCAAGGTAGCCATCGCGTCGCGCCTGGTCGACTCCCTGGTGGGCGAGTGGGGCATGCGCGTCGAGGACATCATCGTGGACTGCCTCACCTTCCCGGTCGCCACCGGCCAGGAGGAAACCCGCCGCGACGGCATCGAAACCATCGAGGCCATCCGCCAGATCACCGCCAAGTACCCGGGCATCAACACCACGCTCGGCGTCTCCAACGTCTCCTTCGGCCTCAACCCGGCAGCCCGCATCGTCCTGAACTCCGTGTTCCTGCACGAAGCCGTCCAGGCAGGCCTGACCAGCGGCATCATCGACGCCGCCAAGATCGTCCCGCTCGCCTCCCTCCCTGAAGAACAGCGCAAGGTGGCCCTGGACCTCGTCTACGACCGCCGCGAATACGACGCCGACGGCAACACCACCTACGACCCCCTCGCCAGCATGCTGGACCTCTTCGCCGGCGTCGACACCGCAGCACTGAAGGACCAGCGCGCCGCCGAACTCGCCGCCCTGCCCACCGGCGCCCGCCTGGAACGCCGCATCATCGACGGCGAAGGCAAGGGCCTCGAGGAGGACCTGGACCTGGCCCGCAGCGAAGGCATGACCCCGCTGGGCATCATCAACGACCACCTGCTCGAGGGCATGAAAGTGGTGGGCGAACGCTTCGGCGCCGGCGAAATGCAGCTGCCGTTCGTGCTGCAGTCCGCCGAGGTCATGAAGAACGCCGTGGCCCTCCTCGAGCCGCACATGGAAAAGGCGGATTCTTCCGGCAAGGGCACCATGGTGATCGCCACCGTCCGCGGCGACGTGCATGACATCGGCAAGAACCTGGTGGACATCATCCTCACCAACAACGGCTACAAGGTAGTCAATATCGGCATCAAGCAGGGCATCGCCGAGATCATCGCCGCCGCGGAGGAACACGACGCCGACGTAATCGGCATGTCCGGGCTGCTGGTGAAATCCACTGTGGTGATGAAGGAAAACCTCGCCGAGCTGCAGACGCGCGGCCTGGCCAAGAGGTGGCCTGTCATCCTGGGCGGCGCCGCCCTGACCCGCGCCTACGTGGAGCAGGACCTGGCGGAGCAGTTCGAGGGCACCGTCAGGTACGCCAAGGACGCCTTCGAGGGCCTTGCGCTCATGGAACCGCTGGTGCGCGTGGCCCGCGGTGAGGACCCGGACTCCGTGGGCCTGCCGCCGCTGAAGAAGCGCATCCACAAGGGCGGCCCGAAATTCACCATCACCGAGCCTGAGGCGATGCCCGGCCGGTCCGACGTCGCCACCGACAACCCTGTCCCCGCCCCGCCGTTCTGGGGCACCCGGATCGTCCGCGGCGTCTCGCTCCACGACTACGCCGCCTTCCTGGACGAGCGCGCCACGTTCATGGGGCAGTGGGGCCTCAAACCCGGCCGCGGCGAGGACGGCGCCTCCTACGAGGAACTGGTGGAGACCGAAGGCCGGCCGCGGCTGCGCTACTGGCTGGACCGCATCCTGGGCGAGGGCATGCTGGACGCCTCGGTGGCCTACGGCTACTTCCCCGTGGTCTCCGAAGGGGAACAGGTGGTGGTGCTGCACCACGGCGAGGATCCCGACGGCGTCCTGGGCCAGGCGGGCCTGCTCGCCCCCGACGGTGGTTCAGGCGGTCCGATCGGCACGGACAGGCTGCGCTTCAACTTCCCGCGCCAGCGCCGCGACCGGCACCTGTGCCTGGCCGACTTCGTGAAGTCGCGGGAATCCGGGCAGATTGACGTGCTGCCAGTGCAGCTGGTCACCGCCGGCTCCAAGATCGAAGAGTTCACCTCCAAGATGTTCGCGGCCAACCAGTACCGCGACTACTACGAACTCAACGGCCTGGTCATGCAGCTCACCGAGGCGCTCGCCGAATTCTGGCACGCCCGGATCCGCAAGGAGCTCGGCTTCGCGGCCGAGGAGCCCAAGGACACGGCAGGGTACTTCAAGCTTGACTACCGCGGCGCCCGGTTCTCGCTCGGCTACCCCGCCTGCCCGGACATGGAGGACCGCCGCAAGGTCACCGAGCTGCTGAAGCCCGAGCGCATGGGCGTGGTCCTGAGCGATGAGCTGATGCTGCACCCCGAACAGTCCACCGACGCGTTCGTGTTCCACCACCCGGAGGCCAAGTACTTCAAGGTGTGAGCTGGTCTCGCGGTCCTCTCAATGCTGCCCGAACCGCGCCCGGGCAGTTCGAGCGGATGTGCCGAGGGCGGCACCGATAACCTCCCACGAGTCTCCTTTCGCGCGGGCGGCGCTGACGGCTGCGTCCAGCTCGGCTGCGGCTTTCGCGGCAGCCGTACGGGCAGCGGAGATCCGGCGGAAGTCCGCGGCCTCCCTGTCCACAGGAGGAGCCGGGCTCAGGCGAAGGAGCGTGCCATCCACCCGCAGCGGCGCGGTTAGGTGCTCGAGGTGCAGGACGTAACCTTCTTCGGGCGCGCGCTGAATGTAGAGGGTGAGGACGGCCTTTCCCTCACCGTCATCAAAGTCCACTTTTCCGTAGCTCTCGCTGGGGCCAACAGGCCACGGGCGCGGCTTCAACCGCCAACCAGCTTCGTAATGCGTCGGCTCGTAGGTTGGTGCTTCGTGAGGGGTCATGCTGGCCGTTCTCCTTCAACTGTCTTGCCACTGCGCCCCGACGCGTAGGGGCGCAGCAAGGTCTAAGTCCACGGTACGGCCGCGGTCTAACGGGCACCCGGGTGGCAGGTACCCGAATTCAGCGAAGGCTTTTACCTGCGGTGGGCGTAGGTCGGGGAGGGCGCGGGCCTACGGGTGGACACTATTCCTGCACCCCGAGCAGTCCACCGACGCGTTCGTGTTGCACCACCCGGAGGCCAAGTACTTCAAGGTGTGAGCTGGTGCCGGTCCCTGGCGTGGGTGGACGGTGTCCGGGCGGGGCGGCCGTTTGCGCCGGAAGCCGGGCCAGCGACCGGCTTCACCCGCCGGAGCGCGGCCAGGACGGCCCGCCCCACCACCGCGATCCCGATGACCGTGGTGACGGCGCGGAGGGTGTCCCATCCCGCCGTCGACGTCAGCAGTGAGTAGAGCAGGAAGCTGCTGAGGTTGGTGCCCAGCGGTGCGCCCGGCACGTAGGAAATCCCGGTGCCGCTGCCCACCGCAAAGGGCCAGAACCACAGATTGAGCAGCAGGCCGAACACATAGGACGCCACCACGCCGTACCCGGCAAGCATCCACAGCTCTGCCCTGCCGCGCACCCGGCGGGGGAGCAGTCCGGCCCCCGCGCCCACCCACGCGCAGGCAAACATCTGGAACGGCGTCCACGGCCCGATCCCGCCCCACAGCACGCTGGAGACGGCGATGGTGGCCGCGCCGAGGAGCAGGCCAAACCGCGGACCGAACGCCCGGCCCGCCAGGACCAGCAGGATGAACACGGCTTCCACGCCGCCGACGCCGGTACTCGCCACCCGCACCGCCGAACCTACCGCTGCCAGGACGCCGAGCAACGCCACCGTGTGTGCCGAGCGGACTGAACCGTCCAGGGACACCACGACGGCGGCCGCGGCCAGGGGCGCGATGGCCAGGGCGGCGTACGGGGTGGCTGCAGCGGCGTCCTGCGGAAGTGCCGCGGCAAGCAGCGGCCAGCAGAAGGCCGCGAGGGCCAGCAGGTTTGCGGCTGCCAGGACTGCCAGCTCGGCTGCCCGCGGCATCCGGATACGGCGGCCCGGCTTCGCGCCGGGCAGGTCAGGCCGGTGCTCGATGGTCCGGGCCGGGGCCAGAGGTTGGGCTGCGGGAACGTCTGCTGACTCATCCGGACCGGCTGCCAGGGCGGAGGGCGCCACGCCGTCCCGCATCGGCAGGATCCGGGCCCCGAGCCGGTGCGCAAACTCGAGGTCGTGGGTGGCGAACAGGACCGCGACGCCCTCCGCGGCAGCGGCCCGCAGTGCTGCCGCGACCGCCGTCCGCGCGGTGGGATCGAGCCCGCGGGTGGGCTCATCGATCAGCAGCACTTGCGGCCGGTCCATGGTCTGCAGCGCGATGGCAAGGATCCTGCGCTCGCCGGCGGACAGGTCCCGGGGGTGTTCGTGCCCGATGGGCATGCTGACGTTGCCCCGGAGCCGGGCAAGCCGTGCTTCCGCCGTGCCGGGTGGAGGCTTCCCAGCGGGCTTTCCGCCAGAGCCTCCGCGCGTCTTTCCGCGCGCCAGGCGCCGCTCCGCCGCCCTCAACTCGGCGGCAACGGTGTCCCTGGTGAAGAGGTCGTCGGAGGCGTCCGGCACCAGGGCCACCCGGCCGCCGTCGTCCGTCCTTGCGGCGCTGGCGCCCTCACCCAGGGCCAGCGCCACCAGGAGGGACGACTTACCGGCCCCATTCGGGCCCACCAGCGCCACAATCTCGCCGGGGTGCAGGGCCAGGGATGCCTCCCGCACCAGGGGCGTGCCGCCGCCGTGCACGGCTAGGTTCGTGGCCGTAAGCACGGGTACGGTGTCCGCCAAAACTGGGGCAGGACCTTCAGCGGGATGCGCAGGAGCGGGAGAAGGCGCCGCGCCGGGCACCAGCGCGCCGCCCTCGAGGGTCCACCATGAACCGGCAACAGGGACCAGCGCTTCCGCCCGGTGCTCCGCCACGATCACGCACACACCGGAGTGGCGGGCGAGGCCGCTGAGCACGGCGATGACGCGGCGGCGCGCTGTGGCATCGAGGTCGGCCAGCGGCTCGTCCACCAGGAGCAGGACGGGATGGTCCACGACGGCGGCGGCGATGGCCACCAGCGTTGCCTCACCTGCCGACAGGGTGCTGACGTTCCGGTCCAGCAGTGCCGAGACCCCGATCCGCTCCGCCACCTCCAGCACCCGGGCCGTGGCGGCCGGCCGGGCCACGCCGCGCAGTTCCAGGGCCAGGCCAATCTCGTCCCTGACCCGCGTGGTGGCAAAGGCCGCGCGGGGATTCTGCAGGACCACCCCGGTCAGGCGGGCCGTGTCGCGCGGCGGGGCAGCGGCACGGTCCACGCCGGCCACGCGCACCGTGCCGGAGATGCCACCGCCGTCGACATGCGAGAGCAGCCCGGCGACGCCGCGCAGGATGGTGGACTTGCCGGAGCCCGTGGGACCGGTGATGACCGTGATGGATCCGGCGGGCGGCGTGAACCCGGCCGCGCGCACCTGCGCGCTGCCAATCCGGAACTGTGCGTCCCGGACCACGAGCGGCGGGGCGCTGCCGGAAACCGATTGGGGTGCGGGCCGGCCAGCGAATCCGCGCAACTCCAGGGCCGCGGCAACCCGGCCCGCATGCTCAAGGGTGCGCTCCAGCACAGGAACCAGGGCACGGGGTCCGAAGCGTTCGCCCCGCAACCGGAAGGCCAGGCGGACGGAGGCCACGGCGTCGGACAGGGCCGGGAGCGCCGCCCATGCCACCACCAGCACCCGGGCCACGCCCTGCAGTGGGCCGCCCCGGGCCAGCCGGACGAAGCCGCGGGACACATCAACCCACGCGTTGAGCAGCCCGAAGCCGAGGATCAGCCCGGCTATGGGCAGGGCGGACAGCACCGCCTGCCAGAGACCGGGCGCCGTAACCGGGCCGAGGAGGACCACATGCGCGTAGGGCGCGGGAAGCCGGACCTGCGGCATGGCCAGCAGGAGCGGCTCACCGATGCCCGCCCCGTTGAACAGGACTCGGTAGATGACCCGCGCCGCGATGAAGACGGCGGCGAGGGCCGCCGCCGCCCGTAACGGCGCGGGCCGGAAGGTCATGACGCGGGTGCTGCCGGTTCGTTGTCCACGGTGTAGAGCAGTTCAAGGCTCTCGCCGGGGCTGAGCTTGAGGCTGTCCAGGCCTTCCTGCGCGTAGGCCCACGTGCCGGCGGCGGGCTTCACCCAGAGGGCCCAATAAGAGACCGTGTTTTTGTCATCGCACGCTTCGCGGGTAGTGCCGCCCTTGTGCTTGATGTCGAAGTCCGCAGCGGGCACGCCGTTGACGCGGCACGCGAAGCTCGTGGGGTACTTGGCGGTGCCCTCGATCTTCACGTCGGCTTTGCTCAGCACGTCCGATGCCAGAGTGGGTCCGTCCGCGGGCACGCAGGTGGAGGTGTCGGCGGCAGCTTGCTTCAGGGAGGCGGAATCCACCACGACCTTCACCCCGGTGCAGGGCCCGGCGGAGGCAGAGGCGCTGGCTGATGCCGAGGCGGAAGCGGATGCGGATGCGGAGGGAGCGGACTGGGTGGCGGCCGGCGTGGAGCAGGCGGCGAGGGTCAGCAGGAGGCCGGCGGCGGCGAGGGAGCTCGCGGCGGCGGTGCGGGTCTTAGTCAATGTCACCTGTCAAGGGTAGGGCGTTGCTGCCCGGAGCGGGATGCTGCCGCGTTGTATGACGTCAGGTCTCCACTAGAACCACTATCAGTCGGGCTGTCTCCCGGCTACTCTCGAGACATGTGCCCAGCGACACAATGGCTGGCCCCTGCTGATGAGGCGAACCTGGTGCTTGACCACGCCGGCCAGGTCAACGTGTTCCTCGTCGCTGCGCTGCTCGCGCCCGGAGGCTTCCTGGCTCCGGACGGCACGGCAGACATCGCAGCGCTGAGGGCGGTCCTCCGTGAGCGGATTGCGGAGTTGCCGGCACTCCGCAAAAGCGCCGTCCAGTCGGGCCGTCGGCACCACTGGATTGAAACCATTCCGGACGTCGAGCACCACATCCGCGCCGTAGAGCCCGTGGATGGCCTTACAGGACTTGAGGACAGATGCGCCGAACTTATGGGGCAGCCGCTGGCAGGGGACCGTCCGTTGTGGGAGATCCTGGTGGTACCGGGTGCCACAGCGGGAGGACTTGGCGTCGTGTTGCGTATCCATCACGCGGTGGCCGACGGGATGACGGCGGCGCTCATCGTGCAGCGGCTTTTCGATCCCGGCGAACCGGGGGAGAGCCCCTCGAACCAGCCCCTTATGCGCCGGCCGACGGAGGCTCCCCGGCACCATCCCCGGAACGATCCCCGCAGCACACTTCGTCGGATTGGGACGGGGCTTAGCCGCATCCGCAAGACTTTATGGGGCCAGGGCGTGGGCCGCACGATGCTGCTGGGTGAGCGCAGCGCCCACCACGGCGTCGCTTTCCTGCGGACGGAAATCGAAGCCCTCGAAGCGGCGGTGCGCCCGCGGGGTGCCACCGTCAACGATGCACTGCTTGCTGCGTCGGCGGCCGGCTTCCGGGCAGCTTTGTTGGCGGCCGGTGAACCGGTTCCGTCTTGGTTGCCGGTCTCGGAACCGGTGGCTCTGCGGCGCCGCGGGACTGCGGGGAACCAGGTGGGAGTCATGCTGGTGCGGCTGCCACTCGGCGAGCCAGACCCGGATGAGCGCTTGCGGCTCATCGGTGCCCAGACGCGTGACGAGAAGCTGCGGGCGAGGGACCAGGGCACCCTGGAGTTCATGCGCGGCCCGATCGGCGCGCGCATCATGGACAGCCTCGCCAGACGGCAGCATCTGGTGGGCGGGTTCGTCACCAACGTGCCGGGTACGAAAGGAGCTTTTCTCCTCGCGGGGGCTCCGGTCACCGCGCTCTGGCCGGTTGCGGTGCTTGCCGGCAATGTGCGGCTCGGCGTCGCTGCGGTCTCCTACGCCGGCAACCTGTGTTGCGGCATCCACTTCGATGCCTCGAATGTCCCAGGCGATGTGTTTGCGCAGGCCATGGGGGAGGAGCTGGCACGTCTGGGCAGGTGAGCGTTGTGCTGGGATATCGCCTCAGAGCGGCAGGACCCATTCCAAAGCAAAAGGGTCGACGGCGGCACCCCAGGTGGGTGCCGCCGTCGACCCTTTTGCGTGAGGTGTTAGGCGGATTCTGTTGCCAGGGCCCCGTTAGCTGCCAGCGCCTCCTCCGGCGCGTCATACCGCGGATCGCCGGACGACGGGTGGGCAGAGACGGCCGCGGCGTGCTCGGCCAGCACCCCTGTCTGGTGGCGGATCTTAAGCCGGTAGAGCAGGGTTCCGCCGATCACCACGGCGGCCACGAAGATCACGCCGCCCCACTGCAGGTACCACTCGAACGGCGGCACTGAGTTGTAGATTTCCGGGCGGGGCCACACCAGGTTCACCGTCATGGCAGCGCCCCAAAGGACCGCCAGGATGTTCACGGGAACACCCCACTTGCCCATGCAGAACCCGGGCTCGGAACCGTCGTCGGCCAGCGGCCACTTCTTCAGGAACCGTTTGCGGAGCAGGGGAACCGTCACCAGGAGGTAGGAGAGGTAGATCAGGACGATGCTGATGCTGGACAGGATGGTGAAGATGGCCGGCTGCGTAACGTTGACCAGGAGCGGCAGAACGGCCAGGACACCGATGACGATCGCGGCCACGGTGGGGGTGCGGCGGACGGGATCAACCTTGCTGAGCTGCCGGCTGAAGGGCAGGTTGTTGTCACGGGCCATGGCGAACATCATCCGGATGGCGGCGGCGTGGACGGCCAGGGTGCAGACCACCACGGCCACCACGATGCAGGCCAGGAAGGCCTTGCCGAACGGGCCGCCCAGGACGGAGAGCACGATGTGCTGCAGGCCGCCGTCGGGAGAGCCGATTTGCGGGTCCGTGAGGTCCGGTGCGGCCAGGATGCCGAACAGCAGGATTCCCCCGCCCAGGAGGAACGACGCCGTGACGGCGCGCAGGATGGCCTTGGGAGCGGTCTTCTTGGGGTCCTTGGTTTCCTCGCCGAGGGAGCTGGCGGTGTCGAAGCCGTACATGACATAACCGGAGGCCATGGCGCCGATCAGGAAGACGCCGAAGAAGCCCAGATCGTGGCCTTCGCCGAAGCCGTTGGTCTGGAAGAAGACCTCAGGGCCCCGCACCACGTGCCAGCCCAGGGCGAGGATCAGCAGCACGGCCGCTACCAGCTCCACGAAGACGCCGATGCTGTTGATCCTGGTCATCAGCTTCACCCCGAACGCGTTAATGAGGGTGGAGATGGTGATCATGATGGTGGCCAGCACCACGCCGTTCATGGCGAAGTCATAGGGGCCGGTACCGTCACCAACGAACTGGAAGCCGGACCAGAGCTGCGGCAGCGTGATCTGCAGGGCCAGCGCCACCGAGCCCAGCGCCATGATCGAGGACAGCAGCAGCAGCCACCCGGCCAGCCAGGACGAGGTCCCCGACGCCAGCCGCTTGGCCCAGTTGTAGACCGAACCCGCCACCGGGTAGCGGCCGGCCAGTTCAGCGAAACACAGGGCCACCATCAGCTGGCCTACGAACACGATGGGCCAGGACCAGGCGTACGCCGGGCCGGCCATGGAAAAACCAAAGTAGAACAGTTGGAAAACACCGGTGAGGATGGAGATGTAGCTGACACCCGCGGCGAAGCTGGCAAATTTGCCGATACTTCGGTCGAGGGTCTGGGTGTAGCCGAATTCGTCCATGCCGCTTGAATCAATACTCTTGCTGGGTTCCAAATTGGACTCCTGGATCAGAAAGCACGATGGGACCGGCCGCCCTGGGGTGCGGCGGAATAACGCTTGTTTGAGGGTTGGTGCTCATGGGAGCGGCGACCCCGTGGGGCCCGCTCAGGCCAGGGAAGTGGTGAGCTCCTTGTCTGCGGCATCGGCGCCGGCGTAATCCGCCTTGATCAGGTCAGCGCAGCGCTCGCCGATCATCATGACCGTGATGTTGGGATTGACGGTGACATGCTCAGGCATGACGGACGCATCGGCGACCCGTAGCCCGGTGACGCCCTTGACCCGCAGCCGGGCATCCAAAGGCGACATATCGTCGTCGTCCGCGCCCATCCGGACGGTTCCCACCGGGTGGTACACGGTGTTGTGGGTCTTGCGGATGTAGTCCCGCAGTTCCTCATCCGTCTGCGCCTCGACGCCGGGCGACAGCTCGCGCCCGGCCCATTCCGCCATGGCGGGCTGGGCGGCGATTTCACGGGCCTTGCGGATGCCCGCCACCATGACGCGCATGTCGTGGCCTTCCGGGTCCGTGAAGTAGCGCGGATCCACCATCGGCTTGTCGCGGAAGTCGCGGCTGCGCAGCCGGACGGTGCCGCGGGACCGTGCGTGCGTGACGTTGGGCGTGAGGCTGAAGCCGTTCTCCGTGGTGGGGTAGCCGTGCCGCAGCGTGTTCATGTCGAACGGGACGGAGCCGTAGTGCATCATCAGGTCCGGCCGGTCCAGGCCGTCCTCGGTGGGGGTGAAAATGCCGATCTCCCACCACTGCGTTGAGGCCTGCACCATGGGCTGCTTGGCCTCCCACTGCACCACGCCTTCGGGGTGGTCCTGCAGGTGCTCGCCCACGCCGGGGGAGTCCACCAGGACCTCGATGCCGTGGGCGGCCAAGTGCGCTGCCGGGCCAATGCCGGAGAGCATGAGCAGCTTGGGCGAGTCGATGGCACCGGCGGACAGGACCACCTCGCGGTGCGCGGAGAGCCGGTGGGTCCGGCCGAACGCGGAGTCCACCACGTCCACGCCGGTGCAGCGCTTGTCCGCATCGAACACCAGCTGGCGGGCGCGGAGGCCGGTCAGCAGGGTCAAGTTGGGGCGCTCGATAATCGGGTGGATGTAGGAAACCGAGCTGGAGGCGCGGGTGCCGTCCGCCTGCCGGTTGATCTGGAAGAAGTTGGCACCGTTCACCACGGTGGTTCCCGTGTTGAACTTCGCACGGGGAATGCCCGCCTGCTCACAGGCGTCCAGGAGCGCGACGCCGGCAGGATCCGCCGGGGGCACGTTCATCAGGTGCACGGGGCCGGAGTCCCCGTGGTGGGGTGCGTCCGGGCCGGCGTCCTGGTTGGTTTCCAGCCGCTTGTACAGCGGCCACGCGGCGTCCGCGTTCCACCCGGTGGCGCCGTACTTGGACTCCCACTCGTCCAGGTCCTCGCGCGGAGCCCAGAAGGCGATGCAGGAATTGTGGCTGGAGCAGCCGCCCATCACCTTGGCGCGGGCGTGCCGCATGAAGGAGTTGCCGTTCTCCTGCGGCTCGATGGGGTAGTCCCAGTCGTAGCCGGATTCCAGCAGTTCCATCCAGCGGTCCAGCTGCAGGATTTCGGGCAGGTTCCGGTCGTCCGGGCCGGCTTCCACGAGGGCGACGGTGACGTCCGGGTCCTCACTGAGCCGCGCGGCGACGGCGGCGCCGGCGGACCCGCCGCCGATCACGACGTAGTCGAACC
It encodes the following:
- the metH gene encoding methionine synthase codes for the protein MPRFALDIESVPRPARSQELLDAVNHRVVIADGAMGTMLQGRDLQLETDFQNLEGCNEILNDTRPDVIADIHDAYFATGIDAVETNTFGANWSNLSDYGIDDRIEELALKGAKIARERAEAAEETDGRMRWVLGSMGPGTKLPSLGHTSYDYLKQTFALQAEGLIDGGADAFLIETSQDLLQTKAAVNGCKQAIVSKGIRLPIFVEVTVETTGTMLMGSEIGAALTALEPLGVDAIGLNCATGPDEMSEHLRHLSKQSSVAIACMPNAGLPILGANGAHYPLSPTELATAHEQFVREFGLGLVGGCCGTTPEHMAAVVERLAPFRTQAVAATDTNASNGKTAPARVPTEREAGVASLYQHVNFDQESAYLAIGERTNANGSKAFRQAMLEERWDDCVDIAREQIRVGAHLLDVCIDYVGRDGVADIKEVVSRFASASTLPLVIDSTEPPVLQAGLELIGGRPVVNSVNYEDGDGPNSRFARIMPLVKEHGTAVIALTIDEQGQARTTDGKVAIASRLVDSLVGEWGMRVEDIIVDCLTFPVATGQEETRRDGIETIEAIRQITAKYPGINTTLGVSNVSFGLNPAARIVLNSVFLHEAVQAGLTSGIIDAAKIVPLASLPEEQRKVALDLVYDRREYDADGNTTYDPLASMLDLFAGVDTAALKDQRAAELAALPTGARLERRIIDGEGKGLEEDLDLARSEGMTPLGIINDHLLEGMKVVGERFGAGEMQLPFVLQSAEVMKNAVALLEPHMEKADSSGKGTMVIATVRGDVHDIGKNLVDIILTNNGYKVVNIGIKQGIAEIIAAAEEHDADVIGMSGLLVKSTVVMKENLAELQTRGLAKRWPVILGGAALTRAYVEQDLAEQFEGTVRYAKDAFEGLALMEPLVRVARGEDPDSVGLPPLKKRIHKGGPKFTITEPEAMPGRSDVATDNPVPAPPFWGTRIVRGVSLHDYAAFLDERATFMGQWGLKPGRGEDGASYEELVETEGRPRLRYWLDRILGEGMLDASVAYGYFPVVSEGEQVVVLHHGEDPDGVLGQAGLLAPDGGSGGPIGTDRLRFNFPRQRRDRHLCLADFVKSRESGQIDVLPVQLVTAGSKIEEFTSKMFAANQYRDYYELNGLVMQLTEALAEFWHARIRKELGFAAEEPKDTAGYFKLDYRGARFSLGYPACPDMEDRRKVTELLKPERMGVVLSDELMLHPEQSTDAFVFHHPEAKYFKV
- a CDS encoding ATP-binding cassette domain-containing protein, encoding MTFRPAPLRAAAALAAVFIAARVIYRVLFNGAGIGEPLLLAMPQVRLPAPYAHVVLLGPVTAPGLWQAVLSALPIAGLILGFGLLNAWVDVSRGFVRLARGGPLQGVARVLVVAWAALPALSDAVASVRLAFRLRGERFGPRALVPVLERTLEHAGRVAAALELRGFAGRPAPQSVSGSAPPLVVRDAQFRIGSAQVRAAGFTPPAGSITVITGPTGSGKSTILRGVAGLLSHVDGGGISGTVRVAGVDRAAAPPRDTARLTGVVLQNPRAAFATTRVRDEIGLALELRGVARPAATARVLEVAERIGVSALLDRNVSTLSAGEATLVAIAAAVVDHPVLLLVDEPLADLDATARRRVIAVLSGLARHSGVCVIVAEHRAEALVPVAGSWWTLEGGALVPGAAPSPAPAHPAEGPAPVLADTVPVLTATNLAVHGGGTPLVREASLALHPGEIVALVGPNGAGKSSLLVALALGEGASAARTDDGGRVALVPDASDDLFTRDTVAAELRAAERRLARGKTRGGSGGKPAGKPPPGTAEARLARLRGNVSMPIGHEHPRDLSAGERRILAIALQTMDRPQVLLIDEPTRGLDPTARTAVAAALRAAAAEGVAVLFATHDLEFAHRLGARILPMRDGVAPSALAAGPDESADVPAAQPLAPARTIEHRPDLPGAKPGRRIRMPRAAELAVLAAANLLALAAFCWPLLAAALPQDAAAATPYAALAIAPLAAAAVVVSLDGSVRSAHTVALLGVLAAVGSAVRVASTGVGGVEAVFILLVLAGRAFGPRFGLLLGAATIAVSSVLWGGIGPWTPFQMFACAWVGAGAGLLPRRVRGRAELWMLAGYGVVASYVFGLLLNLWFWPFAVGSGTGISYVPGAPLGTNLSSFLLYSLLTSTAGWDTLRAVTTVIGIAVVGRAVLAALRRVKPVAGPASGANGRPARTPSTHARDRHQLTP
- a CDS encoding wax ester/triacylglycerol synthase domain-containing protein, giving the protein MCPATQWLAPADEANLVLDHAGQVNVFLVAALLAPGGFLAPDGTADIAALRAVLRERIAELPALRKSAVQSGRRHHWIETIPDVEHHIRAVEPVDGLTGLEDRCAELMGQPLAGDRPLWEILVVPGATAGGLGVVLRIHHAVADGMTAALIVQRLFDPGEPGESPSNQPLMRRPTEAPRHHPRNDPRSTLRRIGTGLSRIRKTLWGQGVGRTMLLGERSAHHGVAFLRTEIEALEAAVRPRGATVNDALLAASAAGFRAALLAAGEPVPSWLPVSEPVALRRRGTAGNQVGVMLVRLPLGEPDPDERLRLIGAQTRDEKLRARDQGTLEFMRGPIGARIMDSLARRQHLVGGFVTNVPGTKGAFLLAGAPVTALWPVAVLAGNVRLGVAAVSYAGNLCCGIHFDASNVPGDVFAQAMGEELARLGR
- a CDS encoding APC family permease, which gives rise to MDEFGYTQTLDRSIGKFASFAAGVSYISILTGVFQLFYFGFSMAGPAYAWSWPIVFVGQLMVALCFAELAGRYPVAGSVYNWAKRLASGTSSWLAGWLLLLSSIMALGSVALALQITLPQLWSGFQFVGDGTGPYDFAMNGVVLATIMITISTLINAFGVKLMTRINSIGVFVELVAAVLLILALGWHVVRGPEVFFQTNGFGEGHDLGFFGVFLIGAMASGYVMYGFDTASSLGEETKDPKKTAPKAILRAVTASFLLGGGILLFGILAAPDLTDPQIGSPDGGLQHIVLSVLGGPFGKAFLACIVVAVVVCTLAVHAAAIRMMFAMARDNNLPFSRQLSKVDPVRRTPTVAAIVIGVLAVLPLLVNVTQPAIFTILSSISIVLIYLSYLLVTVPLLRKRFLKKWPLADDGSEPGFCMGKWGVPVNILAVLWGAAMTVNLVWPRPEIYNSVPPFEWYLQWGGVIFVAAVVIGGTLLYRLKIRHQTGVLAEHAAAVSAHPSSGDPRYDAPEEALAANGALATESA